The Paenibacillus sophorae genome has a segment encoding these proteins:
- a CDS encoding helix-turn-helix domain-containing protein produces MNSIESIGENIRILRLKNGFSQEQLALSAGVNTSYIGQIERGEKNPTIKILEQISAALEITLIDLLTLYDPKGGVRSSCHPSTLTITPETIKQCLLEVLMDNTNMIIENKKGT; encoded by the coding sequence ATGAACAGCATCGAATCTATTGGGGAAAATATCAGGATTTTGCGATTGAAAAATGGTTTCAGTCAGGAGCAGCTTGCACTAAGTGCAGGGGTAAACACATCTTACATTGGGCAGATTGAACGTGGAGAAAAGAACCCTACGATCAAAATACTAGAACAAATCTCGGCTGCTCTGGAGATCACCTTAATTGACCTATTGACTTTGTATGATCCAAAGGGAGGTGTGAGAAGCAGTTGCCATCCTTCAACTTTAACTATAACCCCTGAAACCATTAAGCAGTGTCTACTGGAAGTATTGATGGACAACACAAATATGATTATTGAAAACAAGAAAGGAACTTAA